In one window of Pristiophorus japonicus isolate sPriJap1 chromosome 9, sPriJap1.hap1, whole genome shotgun sequence DNA:
- the LOC139274130 gene encoding zinc finger protein 432-like — translation MEAENTVHSGEKRYTCSVCGQGFSLSSNLERHKRSHTGEKLCKCGDCGKRFKCPSQLETHRRGHTGERPFTCSDCRKGFTTSSDLLRHQRVHTGERPFTCSECGKRFTQSSNLLIHQRVHTGERPFTCSDCGKGFTRSSSLLEHQRVHTGERPFTCSECGKGFTFTCSECGKGFTTSSHLLTHQRVHTGERPFTCSECGKGFTESSNLLIHQRGHTGERPFTCSECGKGFTQSSNLLIHQRGHTGERPFTCSECGKGFTQSSNLLKHQRVHTGERLCTCSDCGKEFTETSSLLSHQRVHIVERPFTCSECGEGFTRSSHLLTHKRDHK, via the exons atggaagcagaaaacactgttcacagcggggagaaacgatacacatgctctgtgtgtggacaaggcttcagcctatcatccaacctggagagacacaagcgcagtcacactggggagaaactgtgtaaatgtggggattgtgggaaacgtttcaaatgcccgtcccagctggaaacacatcggcggggtcacactggggagaggccgttcacctgctccgactgcaggaagggattcactacatcttccgacctgctgagacaccagcgagttcacactggggagaggccgttcacctgctctgaatgtgggaaaagattcactcagtcatccaacctgctgatacaccagcgagttcacactggggagaggccgttcacctgttccgactgcgggaagggattcactcggtcatccagcctgctggaacaccagcgagttcacactggggagaggccgttcacctgctctgagtgtgggaagggattcact ttcacctgctctgagtgtgggaagggattcactacatcatcccacctgctgacacaccagcgagttcacactggggagaggccgttcacctgctctgagtgtgggaagggattcactgagtcatccaacctgctgatacaccagcgaggtcacactggggagaggccgttcacgtgctctgagtgtgggaagggattcactcagtcatccaacctgctgatacaccagcgaggtcacactggggagaggccgttcacctgctctgagtgtgggaagggattcactcagtcatccaacctgctgaaacaccagcgagttcacactggggagaggctgtgcacctgctccgattgtgggaaggaattcactgagACATCCAGCCTACtctcacaccagcgagttcacattgtggagaggccgttcacctgctcagagtgtggggagggattcactcgatcatcccacctgctgacacacaagcgagatcacaagtga